A single Rhinolophus ferrumequinum isolate MPI-CBG mRhiFer1 chromosome 20, mRhiFer1_v1.p, whole genome shotgun sequence DNA region contains:
- the GHRHR gene encoding growth hormone-releasing hormone receptor yields the protein MDSRARGACSLCFLSSLPIVLGHVHPECDFITQLREDESACLPAAEGVPNATLGTGLPRTWDGLLCWPMADSGEGVTLPCPDFFSHFSSEPGAVQRDCTIAGWSEPFPPYSVACPVPLELLTEEQSYFSTVKTIYTLGHSVSVVALLVAIAILVALRRLHCPRNYIHTQLFTTFILKAGAVFLKDAMLFHGENTDHCSFSTVLCKVAVATSHFATMTNFSWLLAEAVYLTCLLASTSPSMRRAFWWLVLAGWGLPLLFTVTWVGCKLAFEDVACWDLDNSSPYWWIIKGPIVLSVGVNFGLFLNIVRILLRKLEPAQGSLHTQSQYWRLSKSTLLLIPLFGIHYIIFNFLPDSAGLGVRLPLELGLGSFQGFIVAILYCFLNQEVRTEISRRWHGHDPELLPARRTRAKWTLPSRSRAKVLTSVC from the exons ATGGACAGCAGGGCACGGGGTGCCTGCAGCCTCTGCTTTCTGAGCTCATTACCAATT GTCTTGGGCCACGTGCACCCAGAGTGTGACTTCATCACCCAGTTGAGGGAGGATGAGAGTGCGTGTCTGCCGGCAGCAGAGGGGGTACCCAACGCCACCCTGGGTACGGG GCTGCCCAGGACCTGGGATGGGCTGCTGTGCTGGCCGATGGCAGACTCTGGTGAGGGGGTGACTCTCCCCTGCCCGGATTTCTTCTCTCACTTCAGCTCAGAGCCAG GGGCTGTGCAGCGGGATTGCACGATCGCAGGCTGGTCTGAGCCCTTCCCACCTTACTCTGTGGCCTGCCCTGTGCCCTTGGAACTGCTGACCGAGG agcaatcctacttctccACGGTGAAGACCATCTACACCCTGGGCCATAGCGTCTCTGTCGTGGCCCTGCTGGTGGCCATCGCCATCCTGGTCGCTCTCAG gaGGCTCCACTGCCCCCGGAACTACATCCACACCCAGCTGTTTACCACCTTTATCCTCAAGGCGGGAGCTGTGTTCCTGAAGGACGCCATGCTCTTCCACGGCGAGAACACGGACCACTGCAGCTTCTCCACT GTACTGTGCAAGGTCGCTGTGGCCACCTCCCATTTCGCCACCATGACCAACTTCAGCTGGCTGTTGGCAGAAGCTGTCTACCTGACCTGCCTCTTGGCTTCCACGTCGCCCAGCATGAGGAGAGCCTTCTGGTGGCTGGTCCTCGCTGGCTGGG GGCTTCCTCTGCTCTTCACTGTCACGTGGGTGGGTTGCAAGTTGGCCTTCGAGGACGTTGC GTGCTGGGACCTGGACAACAGCTCCCCCTACTGGTGGATCATCAAAGGGCCCATCGTCCTCTCTGTTGGG GTAAACTTTGGGCTTTTTCTCAATATCGTTCGCATCCTGCTGAGGAAACTGGAGCCAGCTCAGGGCAGCCTCCACACCCAGTCTCAGTACTG GCGTCTCTCCAAGTCAACTCTTCTCCTGATCCCCCTGTTTGGAATTCACTATATCATCTTCAACTTCCTGCCTGATAGCGCGGGCCTGGGCGTTCGCCTCCCACTGGAGCTGGGACTGGGCTCCTTTCAG GGCTTCATCGTGGCCATCCTGTATTGCTTCCTCAACCAAGAG GTGAGGACTGAGATCTCACGGAGATGGCACGGCCATGACCCCGAGCTTCTGCCAGCCCGGAGGACCCGTGCCAAGTGGACACTGCCTTCCCGCTCGAGGGCCAAGGTGCTGACGTCTGTGTGCTAG